Proteins encoded together in one Hevea brasiliensis isolate MT/VB/25A 57/8 chromosome 16, ASM3005281v1, whole genome shotgun sequence window:
- the LOC131168702 gene encoding uncharacterized protein LOC131168702 encodes MKIKTPNTGALTNFEVLDFLKARGASKDSSRVIAPVASSEYKVYDYLVETPASRQTREQIYEFMKKCKTYKLAKAEILNIINIAPRELVEIDPMIEHSEMRLGDQVEELLDLVRNVFPLPPADLTSEAGMDKDREETGNEEQNEDMNETLAGEQIDGDGK; translated from the exons ATGAAGAT AAAAACACCCAATACTGGTGCACTTACCAATTTTGAAGTTCTCGACTTCCTGAAGGCAAGAGGTGCTTCAAAGGATTCCTCAAGGGTTATTGCTCCCGTAGCATCATCAGAATATAAg GTTTATGATTATTTGGTGGAGACTCCTGCTTCCAGGCAAACGAGAGAGCAAATCTATGAATTTATGAAGAAGTGTAAGACATACAAACTTGCAAAAGCTGAGATCCTCAATATCATCAACATTGCACCTCGTGAATTAGTTGAAATTGACCCG ATGATAGAGCACTCTGAAATGCGTTTGGGAGACCAGGTAGAAGAACTACTGGACTTGGTTAGAAATGTATTTCCGCTGCCTCCAGCTGATCTGACGTCTGAAGCAGGGATGGATAAGGATAGAGAAGAAACTGGGAATGAGGAGCAAAATGAGGATATGAATGAAACTTTAGCCGGAGAACAAATTGATGGGGATGGAAAATAA
- the LOC131174431 gene encoding uncharacterized protein LOC131174431 isoform X4: MEVPNDKGGETIRYLQYNSGAKIQITRDADANPQSTTRPVEIIGTLSNIKKAEKLINAVIAEADAGGSPSPVARGLPSAQTSGVGEQLEMQVPNEKVGLIISRGGDAIKALRAKSGARIQLIPQHLPEGDGAKERTVRVTGDRKQIEMAREMIKDVTNQIWLLPFPWGQHCFLGVGIDNHHSLSSTEEGYQALNLAIAGC, encoded by the exons ATGGAGGTTCCCAATGATAAG GGTGGAGAAACTATTCGTTACCTGCAGTATAATTCTGGGGCAAAAATTCAAATCACAAGGGATGCTGATGCTAATCCTCAATCCACAACAAGGCCAGTAGAAATAATAGGGACTTTAAGTAATATAAAGAAGGCTGAGAAGCTCATTAATGCTGTCATAGCAGAG GCTGATGCTGGTGGTTCCCCCTCCCCTGTAGCTAGGGGCCTACCTAGTGCACAGACCAGTGGAGTGGGAGAACAACTTGAGATGCAAGTTCCAAATGAGAAG GTTGGTCTGATCATAAGCAGAGGTGGGGACGCCATTAAAGCTCTCCGAGCCAAATCGGGAGCGCGCATTCAG TTGATACCTCAACATCTTCCAGAAGGGGATGGTGCCAAAGAAAGGACAGTGAGAGTGACTGGTGATAGAAAGCAAATTGAGATGGCTAGAGAAATGATAAAGGATGTTACGAATCAG ATTTGGCTTTTGCCTTTCCCATGGGGCCAGCATTGCTTTCTCGGTGTAGGAATAGACAACCACCATTCACTTTCATCCACTGAAGAGGGATATCAGGCATTAAATCTCGCAATTGCTGGATGTTAA
- the LOC131174431 gene encoding uncharacterized protein LOC131174431 isoform X2, with protein MEVPNDKGGETIRYLQYNSGAKIQITRDADANPQSTTRPVEIIGTLSNIKKAEKLINAVIAEADAGGSPSPVARGLPSAQTSGVGEQLEMQVPNEKVGLIISRGGDAIKALRAKSGARIQLIPQHLPEGDGAKERTVRVTGDRKQIEMAREMIKDVTNQHLFLYLKEGCVIVFCGNESYLLDTWEVVVLMNDSFQGHLNALRKIIYAIQEVGCHDLFMMKVPISNWLTLKMQIWLLPFPWGQHCFLGVGIDNHHSLSSTEEGYQALNLAIAGC; from the exons ATGGAGGTTCCCAATGATAAG GGTGGAGAAACTATTCGTTACCTGCAGTATAATTCTGGGGCAAAAATTCAAATCACAAGGGATGCTGATGCTAATCCTCAATCCACAACAAGGCCAGTAGAAATAATAGGGACTTTAAGTAATATAAAGAAGGCTGAGAAGCTCATTAATGCTGTCATAGCAGAG GCTGATGCTGGTGGTTCCCCCTCCCCTGTAGCTAGGGGCCTACCTAGTGCACAGACCAGTGGAGTGGGAGAACAACTTGAGATGCAAGTTCCAAATGAGAAG GTTGGTCTGATCATAAGCAGAGGTGGGGACGCCATTAAAGCTCTCCGAGCCAAATCGGGAGCGCGCATTCAG TTGATACCTCAACATCTTCCAGAAGGGGATGGTGCCAAAGAAAGGACAGTGAGAGTGACTGGTGATAGAAAGCAAATTGAGATGGCTAGAGAAATGATAAAGGATGTTACGAATCAG CACCTTTTTCTCTATTTGAAGGAAGGTTGTGTCATAGTTTTTTGTGGGAATGAGAGCTATTTACTTGATACGTGGGAAGTTGTGGTATTGATGAATGATTCATTCCAAGGTCACTTGAATGCTCTTAGGAAGATCATATATGCAATCCAAGAGGTCGGTTGCCACGATTTATTTATGATGAAGGTGCCGATTTCGAATTGGTTGACTTTAAAAATGCAGATTTGGCTTTTGCCTTTCCCATGGGGCCAGCATTGCTTTCTCGGTGTAGGAATAGACAACCACCATTCACTTTCATCCACTGAAGAGGGATATCAGGCATTAAATCTCGCAATTGCTGGATGTTAA
- the LOC131174431 gene encoding uncharacterized protein LOC131174431 isoform X3, with translation MEVPNDKGGETIRYLQYNSGAKIQITRDADANPQSTTRPVEIIGTLSNIKKAEKLINAVIAEADAGGSPSPVARGLPSAQTSGVGEQLEMQVPNEKVGLIISRGGDAIKALRAKSGARIQVLIPQHLPEGDGAKERTVRVTGDRKQIEMAREMIKDVTNQIWLLPFPWGQHCFLGVGIDNHHSLSSTEEGYQALNLAIAGC, from the exons ATGGAGGTTCCCAATGATAAG GGTGGAGAAACTATTCGTTACCTGCAGTATAATTCTGGGGCAAAAATTCAAATCACAAGGGATGCTGATGCTAATCCTCAATCCACAACAAGGCCAGTAGAAATAATAGGGACTTTAAGTAATATAAAGAAGGCTGAGAAGCTCATTAATGCTGTCATAGCAGAG GCTGATGCTGGTGGTTCCCCCTCCCCTGTAGCTAGGGGCCTACCTAGTGCACAGACCAGTGGAGTGGGAGAACAACTTGAGATGCAAGTTCCAAATGAGAAG GTTGGTCTGATCATAAGCAGAGGTGGGGACGCCATTAAAGCTCTCCGAGCCAAATCGGGAGCGCGCATTCAGGTA TTGATACCTCAACATCTTCCAGAAGGGGATGGTGCCAAAGAAAGGACAGTGAGAGTGACTGGTGATAGAAAGCAAATTGAGATGGCTAGAGAAATGATAAAGGATGTTACGAATCAG ATTTGGCTTTTGCCTTTCCCATGGGGCCAGCATTGCTTTCTCGGTGTAGGAATAGACAACCACCATTCACTTTCATCCACTGAAGAGGGATATCAGGCATTAAATCTCGCAATTGCTGGATGTTAA
- the LOC131174431 gene encoding uncharacterized protein LOC131174431 isoform X1: MEVPNDKGGETIRYLQYNSGAKIQITRDADANPQSTTRPVEIIGTLSNIKKAEKLINAVIAEADAGGSPSPVARGLPSAQTSGVGEQLEMQVPNEKVGLIISRGGDAIKALRAKSGARIQVLIPQHLPEGDGAKERTVRVTGDRKQIEMAREMIKDVTNQHLFLYLKEGCVIVFCGNESYLLDTWEVVVLMNDSFQGHLNALRKIIYAIQEVGCHDLFMMKVPISNWLTLKMQIWLLPFPWGQHCFLGVGIDNHHSLSSTEEGYQALNLAIAGC, translated from the exons ATGGAGGTTCCCAATGATAAG GGTGGAGAAACTATTCGTTACCTGCAGTATAATTCTGGGGCAAAAATTCAAATCACAAGGGATGCTGATGCTAATCCTCAATCCACAACAAGGCCAGTAGAAATAATAGGGACTTTAAGTAATATAAAGAAGGCTGAGAAGCTCATTAATGCTGTCATAGCAGAG GCTGATGCTGGTGGTTCCCCCTCCCCTGTAGCTAGGGGCCTACCTAGTGCACAGACCAGTGGAGTGGGAGAACAACTTGAGATGCAAGTTCCAAATGAGAAG GTTGGTCTGATCATAAGCAGAGGTGGGGACGCCATTAAAGCTCTCCGAGCCAAATCGGGAGCGCGCATTCAGGTA TTGATACCTCAACATCTTCCAGAAGGGGATGGTGCCAAAGAAAGGACAGTGAGAGTGACTGGTGATAGAAAGCAAATTGAGATGGCTAGAGAAATGATAAAGGATGTTACGAATCAG CACCTTTTTCTCTATTTGAAGGAAGGTTGTGTCATAGTTTTTTGTGGGAATGAGAGCTATTTACTTGATACGTGGGAAGTTGTGGTATTGATGAATGATTCATTCCAAGGTCACTTGAATGCTCTTAGGAAGATCATATATGCAATCCAAGAGGTCGGTTGCCACGATTTATTTATGATGAAGGTGCCGATTTCGAATTGGTTGACTTTAAAAATGCAGATTTGGCTTTTGCCTTTCCCATGGGGCCAGCATTGCTTTCTCGGTGTAGGAATAGACAACCACCATTCACTTTCATCCACTGAAGAGGGATATCAGGCATTAAATCTCGCAATTGCTGGATGTTAA
- the LOC131174432 gene encoding zinc finger CCCH domain-containing protein 62-like, with translation MSDKCDKGDGCQFLHSWFYGDWFSTFAKLKGHIQAVSGIALPSKSDKLFSGSSDGAVHVWDYNTGQSTSVINLDVKMRTLISEGPWIFVGLPNIVKVSLHLTCSASSSLVSFCL, from the exons ATGTCAGACAAATGTGATAAAGGAGATGGATGCCAGTTCTTGCATTCATGGTTTTATGGGGATTGGTTTTCGACATTTGCAAAGCTCAAGGGGCACATACAG GCTGTCTCTGGGATTGCTCTTCCATCAAAATCCGACAAGCTTTTCTCGGGTAGTAGTGATGGAGCAGTACATGTTTGGGACTACAATACTGGTCAATCAACAAGCGTGATAAATCTTGATGTCAAAATGAGGACTTTAATCAGTGAAGGCCCCTGGATATTTGTAGGCTTGCCAAATATTGTTAAGGTTAGTTTACATCTGACTTGTAGTGCTTCATCTAGCTTGGTTAGTTTCTGCTTATGA
- the LOC131174604 gene encoding zinc finger CCCH domain-containing protein 63-like — protein MRRLRPFIHDLEEDLRATMLFVGKCNRNPCRFMHRELPPPNVYRRTSEQPNLLPKEQSIRSPSHGLKNSLALSDGSEVKTAQNSTNHVIKDPPRKRPNPGNSLASNSGGGGSEYECTLESSSSGTKAMNFEKIKPSSNSSVLVVEGNASEDKTAVSGIALPSRSDKLFSGSSDGTVHFLLMWLWPFCVWAWNIETAAEFNLDGPVGQVNAIAVVDVVDMLFAGAQHKLLVCPFLFLEAALPLMASCSILMP, from the exons ATGCGAAGATTGCGACCATTCATTCACGACTTGGAGGAGGACCTACGCGCAACAATGTTGTTTGTCGGAAAGTGTAATAGGAACCCCTGTAGGTTCATGCACAGAGAATTGCCACCTCCTAATGTTTATCGAAGAACATCTGAGCAACCCAATCTTTTACCAAAGGAACAATCGATTAGGAGCCCTAGCCATGGCCTCAAAAATTCATTGGCAttgagtgatggatctgaagtaaAAACTGCTCAGAATAGCACCAATCATGTTATTAAGGATCCACCTAGGAAACGCCCCAATCCTGGGAATTCTTTGGCTTCAAATAGTGGAGGTGGTGGGTCTGAATATGAATGCACTCTTGAGAGCTCCAGTTCTGGCACTAAGGCAATGAATTTTGAGAAGATAAAACCATCCTCTAATTCATCAGTTCTGGTTGTTGAAGGCAATGCTTCTGAAGATAAAACT GCTGTCTCTGGGATTGCTCTTCCATCAAGATCTGACAAGCTTTTCTCGGGTAGTAGTGATGGAACAGTACAT TTTCTGCTCATGtggttatggccattttgtgTGTGGGCATGGAACATTGAGACAGCTGCTGAATTTAATCTCGATGGGCCAGTTGGGCAAGTTAATGCTATAGCTGTAGTTGATGTTGTTGATATGCTTTTTGCGGGGGCACAG CACAAGCTTCTTGTGTGCCCATTCCTATTTTTGGAAGCTGCTCTCCCATTGATGGCATCATGTTCAATTCTTATGCCGtga